A genomic segment from Canis lupus baileyi chromosome 13, mCanLup2.hap1, whole genome shotgun sequence encodes:
- the POU3F1 gene encoding POU domain, class 3, transcription factor 1 codes for MATTAQYLPRGPGGGAGGTGPLMHPDAAAAAAAAAAAERLHAGAAYREVQKLMHHEWLGAGAGHPVGLAHPQWLPAGGGGGGGDWAGGPHLEHGKAGGGGTGRADDGGGGGGGGGGGFHARLVHQGAAHAGAAWAQGGTAHHLGPAMSPSPGAGGGHQPQPLGLYAQAAYPGGGGGGLAGMLAAGGGGAGPGLHHALHEDGHEAQLEPSPPPHLGAHGHAHGHAHAGGLHAAAAHLHPGAGGGSSVGEHSDEDAPSSDDLEQFAKQFKQRRIKLGFTQADVGLALGTLYGNVFSQTTICRFEALQLSFKNMCKLKPLLNKWLEETDSSSGSPTNLDKIAAQGRKRKKRTSIEVGVKGALESHFLKCPKPSAHEITGLADSLQLEKEVVRVWFCNRRQKEKRMTPAAGAGHPPMDDVYAPGELGPGGGGASPPSAPPPPPPAALHHHHHHTLPGSVQ; via the coding sequence atGGCCACCACCGCGCAGTACCTGCCGCGGGGCCCCGGCGGCGGAGCGGGGGGCACGGGGCCGCTCATGCACCCGGacgccgcggcggcggcggcggcggcggcggcggccgagcgGCTGCACGCGGGGGCCGCGTACCGCGAAGTGCAGAAGCTGATGCACCACGAGTGGctgggcgcgggcgcgggccaCCCCGTGGGCCTGGCGCACCCCCAGTGGCtgcccgcgggcggcggcggcggcggcggcgactgGGCCGGGGGCCCGCACCTGGAACACGGCAAggcgggcggcggcggcaccGGCCGGGCCgacgacggcggcggcggcggcggcggcggcggcggcggcttccACGCGCGCCTGGTGCACCAGGGGGCGGCCCACGCGGGCGCGGCTTGGGCGCAGGGCGGCACGGCGCACCACCTGGGCCCGGCCATGTCGCCGTCcccgggggccggcgggggccaCCAGCCGCAGCCGCTCGGGCTGTACGCGCAGGCGGCCTacccggggggcggcggcggcggcctggcGGGGATGCTggccgcggggggcggcggcgcggggcccggCCTGCACCACGCGCTGCACGAGGACGGCCACGAGGCGCAGCTGGAGCCGTCGCCCCCGCCGCACCTGGGCGCCCACGGACACGCACACGGACACGCACACGCGGGCGGCCTGCACGCGGCGGCGGCGCACCTGCacccgggcgcgggcggcggctcGTCGGTGGGCGAGCACTCGGACGAGGACGCGCCCAGCTCGGACGACCTGGAGCAGTTCGCCAAGCAGTTCAAGCAGCGGCGCATCAAGCTGGGCTTCACGCAGGCCGACGTGGGGCTGGCGCTGGGCACGCTGTACGGTAACGTGTTCTCGCAGACCACCATCTGCCGCTTCGAGGCCCTGCAGCTGAGCTTCAAGAACATGTGCAAGCTCAAGCCGCTGCTCAACAAGTGGCTGGAGGAGACCGACTCGTCCAGCGGCAGCCCCACCAACCTGGACAAGATCGCGGCGCAGGGCCGCAAGCGCAAGAAGCGCACGTCCATCGAGGTGGGGGTCAAAGGCGCGCTCGAGAGCCACTTTCTCAAGTGCCCCAAGCCCTCGGCGCACGAGATCACCGGCCTGGCCGACAGCCTGCAGCTGGAGAAGGAGGTGGTGCGCGTCTGGTTCTGCAACCGGCGGCAGAAGGAGAAGCGCATGACCCCGGCGGCCGGCGCCGGCCACCCGCCCATGGACGACGTTTACGCACCGGGCGAGctggggccgggcgggggcggcgcatCGCCACCCtcggcgcccccgccgcccccgccggccgcgctgcaccaccaccaccaccacacactgCCCGGCTCGGTGCAGTGA